A region of Osmerus eperlanus unplaced genomic scaffold, fOsmEpe2.1 SCAFFOLD_63, whole genome shotgun sequence DNA encodes the following proteins:
- the slc25a28 gene encoding mitoferrin-2 encodes MEADGFVSRRRMSVDTTSADGGVTGAAAGADIRWLGGRILNATGGIVGGLTPPRITGEKDFAVAMHRAAPEPTTATEPEIDYEGLPQGVATSTHMLAGAVAGIMEHCLMYPIDCVKTRMQSLQPQPGARYRNVMDALRQIVRTEGVWRPVRGVNVMAVGAGPAHALYFACYEKIKFSLSDAVHPGANSHFANGMAGCMATVLHDAVMNPAEVVKQRMQMYNSPYRGVLDCIGAAWRREGPAAFYRSYTTQLTMNVPFQALHFITYEYLQELLNPLRHYNPSSHVVSGALAGAIAAAATTPLDVCKTLLNTQEALALTAEGAAAGGEGVAAAAAAGGGVGGGGRHISGLGEAFRTVYRMGGAQAFFKGVQARVIYQMPSTAISWSVYEFFKYLITKRHHERRLRDRDAEK; translated from the exons ATGGAAGCGGATGGTTTCGTGTCCAGGCGACGAATGTCCGTGGACACGACGAGCGCTGACGGCGGGGTCACAGGCGCTGCAGCTGGGGCGGACATCCGATGGCTGGGCGGCAGGATTTTGAACGCTACGGGGGGAATCGTTGGAGGGCTTACGCCGCCCAGGATAACGGGGGAAAAAGACTTTGCTGTGGCGATGCATCGCGCAGCTCCCGAACCCACCACGGCTACCGAGCCTGAAATTGACTATGAGGGTCTACCTCAAGGTGTAGCTACCAGCACACACATGTTGGCGGGTGCCGTGGCTGGAATCATGGAGCACTGCCTCATGTACCCCATCGACTGTGTCAAG accaGGATGCAGAGCCTGCAGCCCCAGCCCGGAGCGCGGTACAGGAACGTGATGGACGCCCTGCGGCAGATCGTGCGTACGGAGGGGGTGTGGCGGCCGGTGAGGGGCGTGAACGTCATGGcggtgggggcggggccagcGCACGCGCTCTACTTCGCCTGCTACGAGAAGATCAAGTTCTCCCTCAGTGATGCCGTGCACCCCGGGGCCAACAGCCACTTCGCCaacg ggATGGCAGGTTGCATGGCCACAGTGCTCCATGATGCAGTCATGAACCCAGCTGAAG tgGTGAAGCAGCGCATGCAGATGTACAACTCCCCGTACCGCGGCGTGCTGGACTGCATCGGCGCGGCGTGGCGCCGCGAGGGCCCGGCGGCGTTCTACCGCAGCTACACCACGCAGCTGACCATGAACGTGCCCTTCCAGGCGCTGCACTTCATCACCTACGAGTACCTGCAGGAGTTGCTCAACCCGCTGCGCCACTACAACCCCTCCTCGCACGTGGTCTCCGGGGCGCTGGCCGGCGCCATCGCCGCCGCCGCCACCACGCCGCTGGACGTGTGCAAGACGCTCCTCAACACGCAGGAGGCGCTGGCGCTCACGGCCGAGGGCGCAGccgccgggggggagggggttgccgCGGCGGCGGCCGCCGGCGGGggcgtaggaggaggagggcgccaTATctcggggctgggggaggcGTTCAGGACTGTGTACAGGATGGGAGGGGCCCAGGCCTTCTTCAAGGGCGTCCAGGCGAGGGTGATTTACCAGATGCCCTCCACCGCCATCAGCTGGTCGGTGTACGAGTTCTTCAAGTACCTCATCACCAAGCGTCACCACGAGAGGCGGCTGAGGGACCGCGACGCCGagaagtag
- the LOC134016411 gene encoding homeobox protein Nkx-2.3-like: MLLSGIHFLGVREQDLDGIMLPSPLTSTPFSVKDILKLEQEQQQQQQSQQLQSRHLDHQHLPSHAQHLHQQSPHQQQHYQTPPSCMLAGAVESPAFSDGEDNLAYLSSLAVRDGHGEASLSPEMYVHSGLGHLSDPKLEVELEEQSTKSCGVSSKPLEGGEDGGHGDSVRPTKQRTRRKPRVLFSQAQVFELERRFKQQRYLSAPEREHLASTLKLTSTQVKIWFQNRRYKCKRQRQDKSLELAGHHHPPPPRRVAVPVLVRDGKPCLGGPQNYNAAYGSNPYSYNGYPGYTYNNPAYNSNYSCTYTSIPALPPTTTANAFMNMNLGNIGGLSASPQPQTHQGATVTPCQGTLQGIRAW; this comes from the exons ATGTTACTCAGCGGGATTCATTTCCTTGGTGTGCGCGAGCAGGACCTGGATGGCATAATGCTCCCGAGCCCTCTCACCTCGACGCCGTTCTCAGTCAAGGATATTCTGAAGCTCGAGCaggaacagcagcagcaacaacaatcTCAGCAGCTCCAGTCGCGCCACTTGGATCACCAGCACCTCCCGTCCCACGCGCAGCACTTGCACCAGCAGTCGCCCCACCAACAGCAGCACTACCAGACTCCGCCGTCCTGCATGCTCGCCGGTGCAGTCGAGAGCCCCGCGTTCTCGGACGGGGAGGATAACCTGGCATACCTCAGCTCGCTGGCGGTCCGGGACGGGCACGGAGAGGCTAGCCTGTCCCCGGAGATGTACGTCCACTCCGGTCTAGGGCACCTGAGCGACCCGAAGCTTGAGGTGGAGCTGGAAGAGCAGAGCACAA AGAGCTGCGGCGTATCTTCCAAGcctctggagggtggggaggacggCGGGCATGGAGACTCGGTAAGGCCGACCAAGCAGAGGACCAGGCGGAAACCTCGGGTTCTTTTCTCCCAGGCTCAGGTCTTCGAGCTGGAACGGCGCTTCAAGCAGCAGCGCTACCTGTCCGCCCCGGAGCGGGAGCACCTGGCGAGCACTCTCAAACTCACCTCCACGCAGGTCAAAATCTGGTTTCAGAACCGACGGTACAAATGCAAAAGGCAGCGACAGGACAAGTCACTCGAGCTGGCgggccaccaccaccctcccccgcCGAGGCGAGTCGCCGTACCCGTCCTGGTCAGGGACGGGAAGCCCTGTCTTGGTGGTCCACAGAACTACAACGCGGCCTACGGATCGAATCCCTATAGTTATAACGGATATCCGGGTTATACATACAACAACCCAGCGTACAACAGCAACTACAGCTGCACATACACAAGCATCCCTGCCTTACCGCCCACCACCACGGCCAACGCCTTCATGAACATGAACTTGGGCAATATTGGCGGCCTGAGCGCTTCGCCTCAGCCACAAACGCACCAAGGAGCTACGGTGACGCCGTGTCAAGGGACATTGCAGGGGATCCGAGCCTGGTAA